In Anaerolineae bacterium, the sequence GAGGTCGCGCCTCCTCACAGCCCGGCCTCCCCCGTCAGAACCTCTCTCACTTCAGCGCACTTACGTGCCATCGCCTCCACGTCCGCCGTCGGTCCGCCGCCACTGGCCGGATTATCCACTACGGTGGCCACCCGGTTGGGCGGCCACCGTAGCACCAAGATGCGCCGCCCCACGTACACGGCCTCCTCGATGCTGTGAGTGACGAACACAGTGGTGGCGCCAGTCTCCCGCCCGATGGCCAGCGTCAGCCGTTCCATGTCCTCCCTCTGCAACGCGTCCAGGGCGGAGAAGGGTTCGTCCAGAAGGAGCACCCGAGGCCCCAGGGCCAGAGCCCGGGCAATGGCCACCCGTTGCCGTTCCCCACCGGATAGCTGGCTGGGGTACTTGCCCCGCAGGTGGGCAATCCCGAGCCTTTCCAGCCAGCCCTCGGGAGTGACGGAGGCGCCGTTGGTGGGGATGCCGTACATCCGCCTCACGCGCAACCCCAGGGCCGCGTTCTCCAGGGCGGTGGCCCAGGGAAGGAGACCATAGTCCTGTAGCACCAGCCCCACCGCCCCCCGTCGCAGGCCCGACGACGCCGGCTCCCCCTCGATCAGCACTCTCCCTCGGCCGGGCTCTCGCAGCCCGGCGATCAAATACAGAAGGGTGCTCTTACCGCTCCCCGAGGGCCCCACCACCGCCCAGGACTCCCCCTGGCCGACGGCCCAGCAGAAGGACTCGAATACCGGCGTGGACCCGCGGGAGTAGGCGAAGGTGACGCCGTCGAGCTCAATCATCCCCCAGCGCTGCCCCCCTCGCGAACGAATCGGTCGTCCACCGAGTCGCCATACGCCACCGGCGCCGAGATTAGGCCCTTCTCCTGGGCCCACGCCACCACATCCGACCACTCGTCCTCGGTGGGCACCGAGGGCGGGGGAAGCGGCGGGAACGTATAGCTGCCCCGGAGCGCATCCGGCACCCGTCCTTTCTCCACCAGCAGGTCGTGGAACCGCTGCGGATCGGCCTCGATCTCCTCCAGGGCCCTCTCGTAGGCAGCCATGAACCGGGCCACGTCGTCCTCGCGCTGCTCGATGACGTCGGCACGGAAGGCCACCACGCTCTGGCTGATCTCAGGGTGGAGTGAGTCGTCCACGATCAACCGCGCTCCCTGCAACAGCGCCAGCGAAGACATCGGGTCAGGGAGAGTGGCGGCGGCCAGCTTCCCCTGCGTCAGAAGCTCCATGCGCACTGGGATCTTGGGCACGTTCACCGTGCGCACGTCGCCCGCCTCGAGACCCTCGATGCTCAGCAGCCTCTCGGTAACGTACTGGATGACCGAGTTCTCCGACACCGCGATCTCGACCCCGGCCAGGTCCGCTGCCGACCGCACCGGACTGTCACCGGGCACCAGGATGGCGAACTGGTGCGAGTCGGGCCGAGCCTGGCGGGCCCGACGCACGATCCTCAGTCGGGGCTCCTCGGCGTTGAAGAGCACGGTGGCCACCAGGTCGCTCACCTGTCCGTCCAGCTGCCCGGCTATCATGAGCTGGTCACGCTCGACGGCGCTGGCCACGGGCACCAGCTCCACTCGCAACCCCTCGTCCTCGAAGTAGCCCTCGTCCTGGGCCACGTAGAAGGGCACCGTCTCCGCCAGGGGCAGAACGCCTATGCGGAGCACGTCGTCACCGGCAGAGGAGGAAACGGGAGAGGCAGCCGTCCCAGCTACGGTCTCCCCTGCGGGAGCACATCCCAGCCCAAGCAGCACCAACGCCAGTAGACCAAGAGCCACAACCAACCGCGCTTCTCTCATCGCCACTCGCTCCCCTCCTCGGGGCTATCCGGCCACAACCAGACTGAGGAACACCCCGACGAACACCAGCACACTGATGTAGCCATTCACGTTGAAGAAGGCCACATCCAGCCGCGACAGATCGCCCGGGCTCACAAGGCAGTTCTCGTAGGCCAGTAAGGCACTCGCGCCCGCCCACGTCATCCAGTAGAACGCTCCAAGCCCCCGCATCACTCCCAGCGCCAGCAAGCCCACGGCGGTGAGCACGTGGCAGGCTCGGGCCACGTTCAGGGCCGCCGCCAGCCCGAATCGGG encodes:
- a CDS encoding ABC transporter substrate-binding protein; its protein translation is MAMREARLVVALGLLALVLLGLGCAPAGETVAGTAASPVSSSAGDDVLRIGVLPLAETVPFYVAQDEGYFEDEGLRVELVPVASAVERDQLMIAGQLDGQVSDLVATVLFNAEEPRLRIVRRARQARPDSHQFAILVPGDSPVRSAADLAGVEIAVSENSVIQYVTERLLSIEGLEAGDVRTVNVPKIPVRMELLTQGKLAAATLPDPMSSLALLQGARLIVDDSLHPEISQSVVAFRADVIEQREDDVARFMAAYERALEEIEADPQRFHDLLVEKGRVPDALRGSYTFPPLPPPSVPTEDEWSDVVAWAQEKGLISAPVAYGDSVDDRFVREGGSAGG
- a CDS encoding ATP-binding cassette domain-containing protein, yielding MIELDGVTFAYSRGSTPVFESFCWAVGQGESWAVVGPSGSGKSTLLYLIAGLREPGRGRVLIEGEPASSGLRRGAVGLVLQDYGLLPWATALENAALGLRVRRMYGIPTNGASVTPEGWLERLGIAHLRGKYPSQLSGGERQRVAIARALALGPRVLLLDEPFSALDALQREDMERLTLAIGRETGATTVFVTHSIEEAVYVGRRILVLRWPPNRVATVVDNPASGGGPTADVEAMARKCAEVREVLTGEAGL